The Styela clava chromosome 2, kaStyClav1.hap1.2, whole genome shotgun sequence genome contains a region encoding:
- the LOC120336502 gene encoding uncharacterized protein LOC120336502, with the protein MLLFTSLLLFFSLLFTNGQDTNKHMICKEVSDVFNSNDGNSQPSARRLQGPMGKRGQPGLKGEAGPQGASGQPGTVDYERVVEFVRIEVAKEIETKMKNLEEKIMNVSKITEEIIIREQCESIRGGVRVDSKCFVTEIHSTQDTTLAEAEQICRNKGLRLADISTEHEHNAIMELVRNKFPAGRSYAYVWTGMKRDKNRKAVLSNGQISGYKRIRESPSQWKTAEASRTHVYVYVRKNPNETDQGLGSVWPSYELEGVVCSV; encoded by the exons ATGTTGTTGTTTACttctttgttgttatttttttccCTCCTTTTTACCAATGGTCAAGACACAAACAAGCATATGATATGTAAAGAAGTCAGCGATGTATTTAACAGCAACGACGGGAATTCTCAACCATCAGCTAGAAGACTTCAAGGCCCCATGGGAAAAAGAGGTCAACCTGGATTGAAGGGCGAAGCTGGACCCCAGGGTGCGTCGGGTCAGCCAGGAACTGTAGATTATGAAAGAGTGGTGGAGTTTGTACGTATTGAAGTTGCTAAAG AAATTGAAACAAAGATGAAGAATTTGGAGGAAAAGATAATGAATGTTTCCAAAATTACCGAAGAGATAATTATAAGAG AACAATGTGAAAGCATACGGGGTGGAGTGAGAGTCGATTCGAAATGTTTTGTAACGGAAATTCATTCTACGCAAGACACCACTTTGGCCGAAGCTGAACAAATTTGCCGGAACAAAGGGTTAAGATTAGCTGATATTTCTACCGAACATGAACACAATGCGATCATGGAATTAGTAAGAAACAAATTTCCTGCTGGGAGATCGTATGCTTATGTTTGGACAGGAATGAAACGAGATAAA aacagAAAAGCAGTTTTATCGAACGGCCAAATATCTGGGTATAAAAGAATTCGAGAATCCCCCAGTCAATGGAAAACCGCTGAAGCAAGTCGAACACACGTTTATGTATACGTTAGAAAAAATCCCAACGAAACTGATCAGGGACTTGGATCAGTCTGGCCATCCTATGAGCTTGAAGGAGTCGTGTGCTCTGTATAA